The genomic window GGTTGGCGACGTAATGCTGATGGCAAAATCGAGGTATTTGCAGATAAATCTTCCACTGGTGTGCAACAAGCATTAACCTGTGCTGCTGTGACTAAAAGTTAATCTTCATCAAGTCGAATTGCAGTGTTAGTTACAAAAATCTTGTGGGAAACCTAAGCATATAATCGCAATGGAGATGGGGTGATGAAGCTTACTTCTGTATGCTTGGGTGTAGCTTGTGGTATCTTAGCTGGTGGAATGTCCTTACCAGCAACGGCTCAGGTGACATCTGATGGGACAACCAACACCGTTGTTAATCAAAGTGGTAATAATTTTAATATTCTTAACGGTATAAATCAAGGTAATAATTTATTTCATAGCTTCAGTAATTTCTCTGTGCCTACAAATGGTTCAGCGATTTTTGATTTAATCAACACGCCAAATATTACAACCATATTTAGTCGGGTGACAGGTGGAAATGTTTCCAATATTGATGGGTTGATTCAAACCCTAAATAGTAATAATCCCGTAAGTTTGTTTTTAATGAATCCCAACGGGATTATGTTTGGTCCCAATGCCAAGTTAGATATTGGTGGCTCCTTTGTGGGAACGACGGCGAGTAGTATTAAGTTTGCTGATGGGACGGAATTTAGTGCGGTGAATCCAACAGCAAAGCCGTTGTTGACGATGAGTGTACCTGTGGGGTTACAGATGGGGCAAAATCCGGGAGCCATTACAGTGCAAGGGACTGGACATAGAATCACTGGAGGATTTTTTGCCCCGTTTAATCGCAGCCAAAATCCCATCGGGCTACAAGCTGGAGCAGGCAAGACGCTAGCACTGATTGGGGGTGACGTGAACTTTGGCGGTGGGATTGCAACTCTCAAAGGGAGTGGGCATCTAGAAGTGGGTAGTGTCCGCGATGGGCAAGTTAAACTGAATTCCACGGGGACAGGATGGGTTGGGGATTACTCAGCCATACAGCAGTTTAATAATATCAATCTTGCTCAACAATCCTTGCTGGATGGCAGTGGCATCAACAGTTCCATTCAAGTACAAGGTCGAAATATCAACTTGACCGAGGGTTCTACAGTCTTATTGCAAAATCTGGGAGCGCAAAAGTCTGAGGGCATTACAGTTCATGCGAGAGAGTCTCTTACGCTGACAGGGAATACCGCTAATGGTGGATTGTGGAGTTCCATCCGAACGGACAACTTGGGAACTAGCCAGACGGGTGACATCACCATTTCTGCCGCGCAGCTATTGCTCCAAGATGGTGGAAGAATTAATACGACGACGTTTGTTGCAGCCCCGAGTGGCAATATAACCATCGATGTCCCTGGTTCGATCACCGTCGCTGGCGCTGCTCCTGCTAGGCGCTCACTTAATTCCACGATCTCGACAAACACATTTAGCGACGGTAAGGCAGGCAATTTTACACTCTCAACTAGCAATTTGAGACTTCTAGATAGTGCTGCTATAGGTTCTTCAGCATTCAGATCTGGAGCGACTGGCAGGGTGCAAATCAATGTAAAAGACTTGATTGAAGTTGCAGGTGTTGATGAAGTTGTTTTGGCACCCAGTTCGCTGACTTCATCAACGATCGGTAAGGGAAATGCTGATGAGATAGTCATCAACACCGCCAGATTATTGGTTCGAGATGGTGGATTCGTCGGATCTATTGCTGCTGCTGAGGGTTCATCTAGTCAGGTGATCATTAATGCGTCAGAGTCGGTCGTTGTCCAGGGAAAAGCCCCTGAATCGATTACCTCTAGCCGCATTAGTTCAACGGCTCAGATTCTGGATGCAAGGACTCGATCGGCTTTTGGCTTGCCTGATGCTCCGAGTGGTGATGCGCGTTCGCTCACGATTAATACCCCGTCATTGAGAATCACCGATCAAGCTTATGTCACTGTCAAAAATGATGGTTCAGGAAAAGCAGGAGATTTGCAAATTAACGCTAACTCAATTTTTCTAGACAATGAAGGTAGTATTACCG from Nostoc sp. UHCC 0870 includes these protein-coding regions:
- a CDS encoding two-partner secretion domain-containing protein, whose product is MKLTSVCLGVACGILAGGMSLPATAQVTSDGTTNTVVNQSGNNFNILNGINQGNNLFHSFSNFSVPTNGSAIFDLINTPNITTIFSRVTGGNVSNIDGLIQTLNSNNPVSLFLMNPNGIMFGPNAKLDIGGSFVGTTASSIKFADGTEFSAVNPTAKPLLTMSVPVGLQMGQNPGAITVQGTGHRITGGFFAPFNRSQNPIGLQAGAGKTLALIGGDVNFGGGIATLKGSGHLEVGSVRDGQVKLNSTGTGWVGDYSAIQQFNNINLAQQSLLDGSGINSSIQVQGRNINLTEGSTVLLQNLGAQKSEGITVHARESLTLTGNTANGGLWSSIRTDNLGTSQTGDITISAAQLLLQDGGRINTTTFVAAPSGNITIDVPGSITVAGAAPARRSLNSTISTNTFSDGKAGNFTLSTSNLRLLDSAAIGSSAFRSGATGRVQINVKDLIEVAGVDEVVLAPSSLTSSTIGKGNADEIVINTARLLVRDGGFVGSIAAAEGSSSQVIINASESVVVQGKAPESITSSRISSTAQILDARTRSAFGLPDAPSGDARSLTINTPSLRITDQAYVTVKNDGSGKAGDLQINANSIFLDNEGSITASTASGDGGEVILNVQDHLLMRHNSFISATAAGNGNGGDLTINAPIIVGLENSDLIANAVKGRGGNIDITTQGIIGLAFRNTLTPRTDLTNDITASSQFSVNGTVQINNIGVDPNSGLIELPANVTDQSQQIAAGCADTSGSSFVATGRGGIPQNPNQDLRSDHSWSDIRDVSAFRKNNPVTAQIPESPEVLVQATSWHRNALGKIEIVADKSSTQMQQPLTCAAVSSS